One stretch of Cohnella algarum DNA includes these proteins:
- the mraY gene encoding phospho-N-acetylmuramoyl-pentapeptide-transferase: MDYTTTLWTLGVSFLLAVLLGPLCIPVLRRLKFGQQVRTEGPESHKKKSGTPTMGGVIILLALTIAFLRFADRGPEYWALIVACLGFGLVGFLDDYIKIALKRSLGLTARQKLLGQLLFAVVFCVLLHGMDHSTAVGIPGTDWSLELGWGYYPLVVVMFFAASNAVNFTDGLDGLLSGTSALAFGAYALIALEASQSESAIFSAAMIGAVLGFLVYNAHPAKVFMGDTGSLGIGGGLAAVAILTKAELLLILIGGVFVIEMLSVIIQVISFKTRGKRVFKMSPIHHHFELSGWSEWRVVTTFWFAGLVLALAGFILYKGI; the protein is encoded by the coding sequence ATGGACTATACGACGACGCTGTGGACGCTAGGCGTTTCCTTTTTGCTCGCCGTCTTGCTCGGCCCGCTGTGCATCCCGGTTTTGCGGCGCCTCAAGTTCGGCCAGCAGGTGCGGACGGAAGGACCGGAATCCCACAAAAAGAAATCCGGCACGCCCACGATGGGCGGCGTCATTATTTTGCTGGCGCTGACGATCGCGTTTTTGCGGTTCGCCGACCGGGGCCCGGAATATTGGGCGCTTATCGTCGCCTGTCTCGGATTCGGGCTGGTCGGCTTTCTCGACGATTATATCAAGATCGCGCTGAAGCGCTCGCTCGGCCTTACCGCCAGGCAAAAGCTGCTCGGCCAGCTGCTGTTCGCCGTCGTTTTTTGCGTGCTGCTGCACGGGATGGATCATTCGACCGCGGTCGGCATTCCCGGCACCGATTGGTCGCTCGAACTCGGCTGGGGCTATTATCCGCTCGTCGTCGTCATGTTTTTCGCGGCGAGCAACGCGGTCAATTTTACCGACGGGCTGGACGGCCTGCTGTCGGGGACAAGCGCCCTGGCGTTCGGAGCTTACGCGCTCATCGCGCTCGAAGCGTCGCAGTCGGAATCGGCGATTTTTTCGGCGGCGATGATCGGCGCGGTGCTCGGTTTTCTCGTTTATAACGCCCATCCGGCGAAAGTATTCATGGGGGACACCGGGTCGCTCGGCATCGGCGGAGGACTGGCGGCCGTCGCGATTTTGACGAAGGCGGAGCTTTTGCTCATTCTGATCGGCGGCGTGTTCGTCATCGAAATGCTGTCCGTCATCATTCAGGTCATCTCGTTCAAAACAAGGGGCAAACGGGTGTTCAAAATGAGCCCCATCCACCATCATTTCGAGCTGTCGGGCTGGTCCGAATGGCGGGTCGTCACCACGTTCTGGTTCGCGGGGCTCGTGCTTGCGCTGGCCGGATTCATCTTGTACAAGGGGATATAG